A stretch of Komagataella phaffii GS115 chromosome 2, complete sequence DNA encodes these proteins:
- a CDS encoding Bifunctional enzyme with alcohol dehydrogenase and glutathione-dependent formaldehyde dehydrogenase has translation MSVMKALVYGGKNVFAWKNFPKPTILHPTDVIVKTVATTICGTDLHILKGDVPEVKPETVLGHEAIGVVESIGDNVKNFSIGDKVLVSCITSCGSCYYCKRNLQSHCKTGGWKLGHDLNGTQAEFVRIPYGDFSLHRIPHEADEKAVLMLSDILPTAYEVGVLAGNVQKGDSVAIVGAGPVGLAALLTVKAFEPSEIIMIDTNDERLSASLKLGATKAVNPTKVSSVKDAVYDIVNATVRVKENDLEPGVDVAIECVGVPDTFATCEEIIAPGGRIANVGVHGTKVDLQLQDLWIKNIAITTGLVATYSTKDLLKRVSDKSLDPTPLVTHEFKFSEFEKAYETSQNAATTKAIKIFLSAD, from the coding sequence ATGTCTGTGATGAAAGCCCTCGTGTACGGTGGTAAGAACGTCTTCGCCTGGAAAAACTTCCCTAAACCAACTATCTTGCACCCAACAGATGTCATCGTTAAGACGGTGGCTACTACCATCTGCGGAACAGACTTGCACATCTTGAAAGGTGATGTTCCAGAGGTCAAACCTGAAACCGTCTTGGGTCATGAAGCAATTGGAGTCGTCGAATCTATCGGTGATAACGTCAAAAACTTCAGCATTGGTGATAAGGTGCTGGTTTCATGCATCACCAGTTGTGGAAGCTGTTACTACTGTAAGAGAAACTTGCAGAGTCATTGCAAGACCGGTGGATGGAAATTAGGTCACGATTTGAACGGTACGCAGGCTGAGTTTGTCCGTATCCCATATGGAGACTTCTCATTGCACCGTATTCCTCATGAAGCAGATGAAAAGGCAGTTCTGATGCTGTCTGACATCTTACCTACTGCTTACGAAGTTGGTGTTCTTGCCGGAAATGTCCAAAAGGGAGACTCAGTTGCCATTGTCGGCGCCGGTCCAGTTGGTCTTGCCGCTCTGCTGACTGTCAAAGCCTTTGAGCCTTCTGAAATTATTATGATTGACACTAACGATGAAAGACTGAGTGCCTCCTTGAAATTGGGAGCCACCAAGGCAGTCAACCCAACCAAGGTCAGCAGTGTCAAAGATGCTGTTTATGATATTGTCAATGCCACTGTCCGCGTCAAGGAGAACGACCTGGAGCCAGGTGTCGATGTTGCCATTGAGTGTGTTGGTGTTCCTGACACGTTTGCAACTTGTGAAGAGATTATCGCCCCAGGTGGCCGTATTGCCAATGTTGGTGTTCACGGCACTAAAGTGGATTTACAACTGCAAGACCTATGGATCAAGAACATTGCTATCACCACCGGTTTGGTAGCCACATACTCCACTAAAGACCTGTTGAAGCGAGTCTCTGACAAGTCTCTAGACCCTACACCACTGGTTACACATGAGTTCAAGTTCAGTGAATTTGAGAAGGCCTATGAGACTTCTCAAAATGCTGCCACCACCAAAGCCATCAAGATTTTCTTATCTGCCGATTAA
- a CDS encoding Protein that binds tRNA and methionyl-and glutamyl-tRNA synthetases (Mes1p and Gus1p), with protein MSFRYLKRHFSTATNAIALLSRPEFKIGRIVDVVKHPNADKLYVSSISVGNNYASGTSNTLTVCSGLVDYFSVPELLQRRVVVVTNLKPSKMRGVTSEAMLLAGEKSGKVELVEPPMSGREGESLHFEGVEITSEESANQLHLPAKRLKKSEWSQLAEGLQTNDQREVVFHSQIGSKRIYALVGASTEKCTLATLAQAVVR; from the coding sequence ATGTCCTTCCGTTACTTGAAACGGCATTTCTCTACAGCTACAAACGCAATTGCTCTCCTTAGCAGACCTGAATTCAAAATAGGTCGAATTGTGGACGTCGTGAAACATCCAAATGCAGACAAACTTTATGTCTCGTCGATTTCTGTGGGAAACAATTATGCCTCGGGTACATCCAACACCCTAACCGTTTGCAGCGGCTTGGTGGACTACTTTTCAGTTCCCGAATTGCTTCAGCGACGGGTCGTTGTGGTCACAAACCTCAAGCCATCGAAGATGAGAGGTGTAACATCGGAGGCAATGCTTTTGGCAGGGGAAAAGTCGGGGAAAGTGGAATTGGTCGAGCCGCCAATGTCCGGGAGAGAGGGCGAATCACTCCACTTCGAAGGTGTAGAAATTACATCAGAGGAGAGCGCCAATCAATTGCATTTGCCTGCTAAGCGATTGAAGAAGTCAGAGTGGAGTCAACTGGCGGAAGGTCTACAGACAAATGACCAGCGTGAAGTGGTCTTCCACAGCCAAATTGGCTCCAAACGAATTTACGCTTTAGTAGGAGCGAGTACTGAAAAATGCACGTTAGCGACTCTTGCGCAGGCCGTCGTACGATAA
- a CDS encoding Omega class glutathione transferase, producing the protein MELFSRSCFRQVRNMSKIDIQKFHNAKGEFKRQDSSFRSVIGKDPKFPVEPDRYHLYVSYACPWANRTLIARKLKGLEDYLDYSVVHWHMDSKGWRFPSNDDPCEGATPDKLYGYKRLSELYYRANPNYEGRFTVPVLWDKKQHTIVNNESSEIIRIFNTAFNELLEKDGKHEQAKLDLYPESLQAQIDQTNDWIYNNINNGVYKAGFAGKQEVYEEEVKKVFAHLDKVEDELSNDGQEFIVGDQLTEADIRLFVTIIRFDPVYVQHFKCNIGMIRFDYPNIHKWLRRLYWNYPELKDTVHFDHIKFHYTKSHPQINPLGITPVGPLPNILPL; encoded by the coding sequence ATGGAACTGTTTTCCCGCAGCTGTTTCCGACAAGTACGTAACATGAGCAAAATTGacattcaaaaattccacAACGCCAAAGGAGAGTTCAAACGACAGGACAGCTCCTTTAGAAGCGTAATTGGCAAAGACCCGAAATTCCCTGTGGAGCCAGACAGATACCATCTTTATGTGTCCTACGCGTGCCCTTGGGCCAACAGGACCCTTATCGCCAGAAAGTTGAAGGGCTTGGAAGACTACCTTGACTATAGTGTTGTGCATTGGCATATGGATAGCAAAGGTTGGAGGTTTCCTTCCAACGACGACCCTTGTGAAGGGGCCACTCCGGATAAATTGTATGGGTACAAGCGACTGAGTGAATTGTATTACCGGGCCAACCCCAATTATGAAGGACGATTCACTGTGCCTGTCTTGTGGGATAAGAAACAGCATACGATCGTAAACAACGAAAGTTCGGAGATTATAAGAATATTCAATACTGCTTTTAACGAGTTGTTAGAGAAGGATGGTAAACACGAACAAGCAAAGTTGGACCTGTATCCAGAATCTTTGCAAGCTCAAATTGACCAAACCAATGACTGGATTTATAATAACATCAACAACGGTGTTTATAAGGCTGGTTTTGCTGGAAAGCAAGAAGTTTATGAAGAAGAGGTCAAAAAGGTGTTTGCCCATCTCGATAAAGTTGAGGATGAGCTGTCAAATGACGGCCAAGAATTCATAGTGGGCGATCAATTGACTGAGGCAGATATCAGACTATTCGTAACCATTATCAGATTTGACCCTGTTTACGTTCAGCATTTCAAATGTAACATTGGAATGATTCGATTTGATTACCCCAACATCCACAAGTGGTTGAGACGTTTGTATTGGAATTATCCCGAGTTGAAGGACACAGTACACTTTGACCATATTAAGTTCCACTACACAAAGTCTCATCCCCAGATCAATCCACTGGGTATCACTCCAGTTGGGCCATTACCGAACATTTTGCCATTGTAG